GGAAGAACGTGTTAAAGAAATGAAAGAGTTTGAGAAGACGCATTCATATCCTGAAGTATATCNNNNNNNNNNNNNNNNNNNNNNNNNNNNNNNNNNNNNNNNNNNNNNNNNNNNNNNNNNNNNNNNNNNNNNNNNNNNNNNNNNNNNNNNNNNNNNNNNNNNAAATTTCTGAATATTAAGAATTATATAAATTAATTATATTGCAGATTTAAGAATATAACAATATCTTTTTTTATTCTCTCTAAGATTTCGAAATATGCCCTTAACAACATTTTTCACGCCACATTTATTCATGATAATTAAGTTCACTTTTTTCGTTTTTGGGTATTCGCTTTTCTTAGCTTGATGGTGATGTATGGTGACCCCTGTAGGGAAAATATAAGAAAAATGACTAAAATTGAGGAAGAAGAAATGGCGTGCAGAACGTGAATTTGAACGTGCGCAAGAAAGAATTGCAAAGAAAAAAGAAATGGTATATTAATATATACATATCGAAAGTGATAATGTGATAAAAACTTCATATATCTTTTAGTATACTAGGGGGATTGTTTTAGTGTTTTGGAAAATACTTTTTCTTTGTATTAGTGTAGTGTTGAATGGCTTGACTTTTTTTGTTGCTCTATTTGTTGGGATAATGGCAACAGATGCTCCTGGGAGTGGACTAACTGAATTTTGTCTTGGATTCTTTATGATTCAGGGAATCCCTCTTATTTTACTCATTATTAGTGTGTATTGCTTGGTAAGGAAGCCGAAAAGTGATCAGAAAGCCAATTGAATGTATTGTAAAAATGACGATAGAAATTGTTGCAGTCAGAACACCAGGTGAGTACTATAGCTGGTGTTCTTTTATATTCATTTAAACGAATTGTAAAAGCACAAAGAGACACCTAAAATTGTGTCTTTTCTTTACATAAAATCCCCACACAATGTGCAGGGATCAAGTGTAAACTAATACTTTTTGAAGGAGCAACTTTATAATAGTACATCCATCCACCATCAGCAAAACAGTAAAATCTTATTTTCCCTATGACAAAATGAATTTATTAAAATTCAAAAAAGAGGTTCTTGAACATTAATAAGTTAAAAATTATATGAGCGTACAGAATTCTCATAATTAACTGTAATAAGATGGAATTCTTGTTTTGGGGGCGTTATAAAATTCTTAAGTTGATGGGCATGTATGGTGAGGCCAGATAAGAGATGTAATAAAGATGAAAGTAATTAGTTACTTTCATTTTATTTATGTTAACATGTTAGTAATCACTTACTTACATATCGGATGGAGGAATTAAAATGGGAAAGCCAACAGCAAAAGAAAAAGTTATGGAAGCAGCAACTATATTATTTGGTGAAAAGGGGTATACGGCAACGACAATTCGTGAAGTTGCAGAAAAAGCTGGGGTAAGCGAGCTTACAATTTTCCGTAATTTTAAAAATAAGGAAAATTTATTTCGAGAGAGTATTATTTTGCGGACAACACCAGTTGCTTTGTTGAAGGAACTAGAAGAGAAGTTTACCGGTAATTTGAATCAAGATCTTACAAAAATTGCAGAAACATATATTCAGGTAAACTTACCAAAGTTAAATTATATTTGGGCAGCACTACTGGAATCTAGACAAAACAGTGAAATGAAACGATTACTTCATGAATTAAATGCACATTTAGTAGATCATCTAGAAACGTATTTACAGCAACTTGGAGAAAAAGGACACATTATTCCATGTAATTATCGCTTAATAGCGAACATGTTTTATGGACAATTGTTCTTATATATTATGAATGTCAGCATAACGGAAGAAGATATTCAATTAGAAGAGTATATTGAGGCATGTGTAAATCTATTTATGAATGGGATTTCATTTAAGGAAAACTAAAGGGGGGGGAAATGGAAAACATGCGAAACATATTTGTGTTAATTGCATTAGTTTCAGGATTCTTTATGGCAATTCTAGACTCAAATATTGTAAATATTGCATTGCCAGGGATGGCAAAGACATTTCATACTTCAATAGATGCGATTTCTTGGATTGCAAATGGATATAATGTTGCTTTTGTGACCTGTTTATTAATGGCAGCTCGTCTTGCAGACCAATTTGGCCGCAAGAAGCTGTACCTTATTGGCTTACTAGGATTTTCTATTAGCTCATTTATGTGCGGAGTAGCGTCATCTTTTCAAATGCTAGTGATTTTTCGCGTATTACAAGGAATCTCTGCGGCTATCATTGTACCTGTTGCGATGCCGCTTGGACTTGAACTTGTACCGAAAGAAAAACAAGGCATGATAGGTGGAGTTATGGGAGCTTTTGGCGGGTTAGCTGCAGCGATTGGTCCGTCACTTGGAGGAGTTTTAATAGATAAATTAAGTTGGAACTGGGTATTTTTCATCAATGTTCCAGTCGGTATCTTTTCTTTAATCTTCATCTTTCTTTTTATTAAAGAATCTTATGATCATACCGCAAGTTCTAAAATAGATTGGGCAGGTATGGTTACTTCATCATGTGCACTATTTTTACTTGTTTATGCTTTGATACAAGTAAATAAAGCGACTTTAAGTCCGTTAAGCATAAGTCTTCTCTTTGTTATTTCTATTATAAGTTTTATGTTATTTATCTATATTGAAAAGAAAAGTAAAAATCCGATGTTGCCCCTTTATTTATTTTCATATGATAAATTTTCACTTTCAAACCTCGCGTTATTTTTTGTAGGTATGGGGTTAATGAATTTTTTATTTATCTTTGCATTTTATTTGGTCCAAGTAGAAGGAATGAGTGAACTGAAGTCGGGAATGATTATTAGTACACTAGCGATTGTATCGATAATAATTACGGCAATTATGACACCAATCGCTGCAAAACGCGGAAGCAGTGTGATTAGTAGTGTAGGTGTTATTGCATTTATCGTTGTCTCATATTTATTCGGTCATATGGAATCAAGCTTTTCGGCTTGGGATTATATTTGGAGGCTTGTGATTGTAGGGTTTGGCGCGGGATGTACACTTGCTCCACTTACAACAACTGCAGTATTAAGTGTGCCAATTGAAAAATCAGGTATTGCATCAAGCATATCTAATATTTCGAGAACATTGGGCAGCATTGTGGGAGTAGCTGTATTAGTCGTTTTATTAAATCAACAATTATTGAATGAAAAAGAAAAAGTAAATCAACAAGCAATAACAATGATTCAAAAAAGTAATCAAACAAATTTAGAAAAAAAACAAATATTGCAAGCGATACAATCAGTTGATAAGCAGGAACGAGTAATAGTAGAGTCAAAAGAGGGAAATGAATTATATGAACAAATGAGGTGGAAATATAAACATGCAGTTATACGTAGTTTCAATCAAACATTTTTAATAGGGGCATTTATTTTTCTTTTGGCACTTATTTGTAATGTAGTAGAAATATACATGAATAGAAAGAGGGGTTCTGGTGCAAAAACCATTTGATAGAGATATAGAACCTACATGGCCTATTCAATGACAGATTATGATGCAATTCCAAATAACTTATGTATGAACCCAACTTCATTTTGAGCAGACTTCACCTGTAGGTTAAGTTGTCCTTTTTTCATCATATGCATGGCTTCAACGCCGCTCAATATNNNNNNNNNNNNNNNNNNNNNNNNNNNNNNNNNNNNNNNNNNNNNNNNNNNNNNNNNNNNNNNNNNNNNNNNNNNNNNNNNNNNNNNNNNNNNNNNNNNNTGTATCCAGTTCACCATAGGTCCACTCTCTCATTTGATCGACCACTGCAATCGCATCGGGACGTCGTGCTACTTTGTCCTCAAATCTGTCGCAAA
This sequence is a window from Bacillus pseudomycoides DSM 12442. Protein-coding genes within it:
- a CDS encoding DHA2 family efflux MFS transporter permease subunit, whose translation is MRNIFVLIALVSGFFMAILDSNIVNIALPGMAKTFHTSIDAISWIANGYNVAFVTCLLMAARLADQFGRKKLYLIGLLGFSISSFMCGVASSFQMLVIFRVLQGISAAIIVPVAMPLGLELVPKEKQGMIGGVMGAFGGLAAAIGPSLGGVLIDKLSWNWVFFINVPVGIFSLIFIFLFIKESYDHTASSKIDWAGMVTSSCALFLLVYALIQVNKATLSPLSISLLFVISIISFMLFIYIEKKSKNPMLPLYLFSYDKFSLSNLALFFVGMGLMNFLFIFAFYLVQVEGMSELKSGMIISTLAIVSIIITAIMTPIAAKRGSSVISSVGVIAFIVVSYLFGHMESSFSAWDYIWRLVIVGFGAGCTLAPLTTTAVLSVPIEKSGIASSISNISRTLGSIVGVAVLVVLLNQQLLNEKEKVNQQAITMIQKSNQTNLEKKQILQAIQSVDKQERVIVESKEGNELYEQMRWKYKHAVIRSFNQTFLIGAFIFLLALICNVVEIYMNRKRGSGAKTI
- a CDS encoding TetR/AcrR family transcriptional regulator, which translates into the protein MGKPTAKEKVMEAATILFGEKGYTATTIREVAEKAGVSELTIFRNFKNKENLFRESIILRTTPVALLKELEEKFTGNLNQDLTKIAETYIQVNLPKLNYIWAALLESRQNSEMKRLLHELNAHLVDHLETYLQQLGEKGHIIPCNYRLIANMFYGQLFLYIMNVSITEEDIQLEEYIEACVNLFMNGISFKEN